In a genomic window of Scyliorhinus torazame isolate Kashiwa2021f chromosome 5, sScyTor2.1, whole genome shotgun sequence:
- the LOC140420834 gene encoding uncharacterized protein: protein MEGKSTIHCGEKPYTCCVCSRGFSQSSDVAGHKCNGEKPWKCEDCGKGFNYPSDLERHRRTHTGERPFTCSACGKEFTQLSNLLTHQRIHTGASPFTCSQCGKGFTHFCSLLSHQQIHTGERLFTCSECGKGFTTSFHLLRHQLVHTEVRPFHCQDCGKCFKSSESLMFHQRVHTDEKPFRCSHCGTGFRRSSDLTKHRRTHTGEKPFTCSLCGNGFKWSSDLTKHRRIHTGERPFTCSECGKRFTDSSNLRRHQRLHANERPFKCPDCRKCHKSSGNLMSHQCVHTSERLFQCSNYEMGINGHLNSLHISAVTLRRDSSPAPRVGMDILIHQT, encoded by the coding sequence atggaaggaaaaagcaccattcactgtggggagaaaccatacacgtgttgcgTGTGTAGCAGAGGATTCAGCCAATCATCTGACGTGGCAGGACACAAATGCAatggggagaaaccatggaaatgtgaggattgtgggaaaggattcaattacccatctgacctggAAAGACATcggcgcactcacactggggagagaccgttcacctgctctgcatgtgggaaggaattcacgcaGTTATCcaacctgttgacacaccagcgaattcacactggggcgagtccattcacctgctcccaatgtgggaagggattcactcatttctGCTCCCTGCTGTctcaccaacaaattcacactggggagaggctgttcacctgctcagagtgtgggaaaggattcactaccTCATTccacctgctgagacatcagctagTACATACTGAGGTGAGACCTTTTCATTGTCAAGACTGTggaaagtgctttaaaagttcagaGAGTCTGAtgttccatcaacgtgttcacactgatgagaaaccattcaggtgctctcactgtgggactgggttcagacgttcATCTGACCTCACTAAACATCgacgcactcacactggagagaaaccgttcACTTGTTCTCTGTGTGGGAATGGCTTCAAGTGGTCATCTGACCTCACTaagcatcgacgcattcacacgggtgagagaccgttcacctgctccgagtgtgggaagagattcactgattcatccaacctgcgcagACACCAACGACTTCATGctaatgagagaccttttaaatgcccagactgcagGAAGTGCCATAAAAGTTCTGGGAACCTGATGTCTCATCAATGTGTTCACACTAGCGAGAGGCTATTCCAGTGCTCTAACTATGAGATGGGGATCAATGGTCATCTCAATTCTCTGCACATCagcgcagtcacactgaggagagacagtTCACCTGCTCCCAGAGTGGGAATGGATATATTAATTCATCAAACTTGA